The Athene noctua chromosome 33, bAthNoc1.hap1.1, whole genome shotgun sequence genome contains a region encoding:
- the LOC141972455 gene encoding sperm-associated antigen 4 protein-like encodes MEGLFLRLRPRRERLGHPLLPTRRALGFAPLSSPRRLLPPSTLRPSPRGAVAAAVARHGDAVPAPRSRAPPRPGGASIDMRRTSEAFSCTHWRCSVVEWFSQSTPDAVLEPDMSPGNCWPLPRHQGQVVIRLPARVHLTAVSVQHIYKDVSPSGTVVSAPRDVAVFGLDADGEEEALLLTFTYDVTKEAIQTFPLKTAPFPRAFSYVKFLVKSNWGNPEYTCVYRVQVHGLRAGAGTS; translated from the exons ATGGAGGGGCTCTTCCTGCGGCTGCGTCCGCGAAGGGAACGGCTGGGTCACCCTTTGCTGCCCACGCGGCGAGCCCTCGGCTTTGCTCCGCTGTCGTCGCCCCGgcgcctgctgccccccagcaccctcagacctTCTCCTCGTGGCGCCGTGGCGGCAGCAGTCGCCAGGCACGGGGATGCCGTCCCTGCCCCGCGCAGCCGGGCGCCCCCGCGGCCTGGGG GTGCCTCCATTGACATGCGGAGAACTTCGGAGGCCTTCAGCTGCACACACTGGCGCTGCAGCGTTGTGGAGTGGTTCTCTCAGTCCACACCTGATGCTGTTTTGGAG CCGGATATGTCCCCAGGGAACTGCTGGCCTCTGCCAAGGCACCAGGGCCAGGTGGTCATCAGGCTGCCAGCACGGGTCCATCTGACCGCCGTCAGCGTGCAGCACATCTACAAAGATGTGTCTCCGTCCGGGACCGTCGTCAGCGCCCCCAGAGACGTCGctgtcttc GGACTGGACgcggatggagaggaggaagcgcTGCTCCTGACGTTCACCTACGACGTGACCAAAGAGGCCATTCAGACCTTCCCTCTGAAG ACCGCGCcgtttcccagagccttttcgTATGTCAAGTTCCTTGTGAAGAGCAACTGGGGCAACCCCGAGTACACCTGCGTTTACCGAGTGCAGGTGCACGGGCTGAGGGCGGGCGCAGGAAccagctga